Proteins encoded together in one Bactrocera neohumeralis isolate Rockhampton chromosome 4, APGP_CSIRO_Bneo_wtdbg2-racon-allhic-juicebox.fasta_v2, whole genome shotgun sequence window:
- the LOC126756740 gene encoding transcriptional coactivator yorkie translates to MSLSKTVGSLNKGNAKEKSTSKESNNLVVRIDQDSDNNLQALFDSVLNPTESKCPLQVPFRMRQLPESFFKPPATASRSPSVAHSRANSADSAYDTGSQPNVSQGNISTSSVAAVPATITQPQVTANRLSISHSRAHSSPASLQQTYNVHIGNVMETSACIQDGIGPVFTTGAVPFPPSVNAGAAVRMEQGEQPVPKDAPNIQTFHMKQRSYDVVSTIQLQNELGPLPPGWEQAKTNDGQIYYLNHTTKSTQWEDPRIQLKQQIFQDGLSHNVNLKGKESVNLADNLGPLPEGWEQAYTESGDVYFINHVNRTTSWNDPRIPDFLQKPVKSQKPGPSWLNIQHIEKEQDYFKPSSEQSSLTRQNGSLQMDPFLSGDNHARQESSDSGLSLSSNTFSTTADLMPNIDDSMDCISESGSLNALSGIDCPDNLVSSLQLEDNICNEMFSDVHSMLNASATKPDTLDWYKIN, encoded by the exons ATGTCTTTAAGCAAAACAGTGGGCAGTCTTAATAAAGGCAATGCAAAAGAAAAATCTACATCTAAAGAATCGAATAACTTAGTTGTTCGTATAGATCAAGATTCCGATAATAATTTACAAGCATTATTTGACAGCGTATTAAATCCGACAGAGTCAAAATGTCCACTTCAAGTGCCTTTCCGAATGCGTCAACTCCCTGAGTCCTTCTTTAAACCACCTGCAACTGCATCTCGATCGCCTTCCGTTGCACATTCACGAGCAAATAGTGCTGATTCTGCTTATGACACTGGCTCACAACCAAATGTTAGCCAAGGGAATATATCAACAAGCTCTGTTGCCGCAGTTCCTGCGACAATAACGCAACCCCAAGTTACAGCGAATAGGCTCTCAATTTCACATTCGCGTGCGCATAGTAGCCCAGCTTCGCTTCAACAAacatataatgtacatataggAAATGTAATGGAAACGAGTGCATGCATTCAAGATGGAATAGGGCCTGTTTTTACTACAGGAGCCGTCCCATTTCCTCCTAGCGTTAATGCTGGTGCAGCAGTCCGCATGGAGCAAGGAGAGCAGCCAGTGCCTAAGGATGCCCCAAATATTCAGACATTTCATATGAAACAAAGATCTTATGATGTTGTGAGTACTATACAATTACAAAACGAACTAGGACCATTGCCTCCGGGATGGGAACAAGCGAAGACTAATGATggtcaaatttattatttaaa CCATACTACAAAATCAACGCAATGGGAAGATCCGAGAATTCAGTTGAAACAGCAGATATTTCAAGACGGTCTTTCTCATAATG taaatttaaaggGCAAAGAATCTGTTAATTTGGCCGATAACTTGGGTCCTCTACCAGAGGGATGGGAACAAGCTTACACAGAATCTGGagatgtttattttattaaccacgTAAATCGAACAACATCCTGGAATGATCCCCGAATAC ccgattttttgcaaaaaccGGTGAAATCGCAAAAGCCCGGTCCTTCTTGGCTGAACATTCAACATATCGAAAAGGAGCAGGATTATTTTAAACCAAGTTCTGAGCAG agttCTTTGACTAGACAAAATGGCAGTCTTCAAATGGACCCATTTTTATCCGGTGACAATCATGCTCGGCAGGAATCAAGTGATAGCGGTTTGAGTTTATCCTCAAATACGTTTTCTACCACAGCGGATTTAATGCCGAATATTGATGACAGTATGGATTGTATAAGTG aatcagGTAGCCTAAATGCCTTAAGTGGCATAGATTGCCCGGATAATCTTGTATCTTCACTACAG CTTGAAGATAATATTTGCAATGAAATGTTCAGTGATGTTCACAGCATGTTGAATGCATCTGCAACGAAGCCTGATACTTTGGACTGGTAtaagataaattaa